A single Methylobacterium sp. 17Sr1-1 DNA region contains:
- a CDS encoding SDR family oxidoreductase — MSGWTLSDMPSQAGRSAIVTGTGGLGFEDALALARAGAEVIVAGRNPDKGAAALARIRQAVPEATVTFEPLDLASLASVAAFAERMAGSRDRIDILINNAAVMAPPTRQVSADGHELQFATNYLGHVALTARLLPLLRRADAPRVVSLSSVAARGGRIVFDDLQGERAYRPMAAYSQSKLACLIFALELQRRSEAGGWGLASLAAHPGVARTDLLPNGAGPRSFAGLARTYLWFLFQPADRAALPTLFAATAPEAAGGAYYGPVRLSETRGAPGPARVPTPALDAAAAARLWEVSERLAGVSFDASAEAPR; from the coding sequence CCGGCGGCCTCGGCTTCGAGGACGCCCTGGCGCTGGCCCGCGCGGGGGCCGAGGTGATCGTCGCCGGGCGCAACCCGGACAAGGGCGCGGCGGCCCTCGCGCGGATCCGGCAGGCGGTGCCGGAGGCGACCGTGACGTTCGAGCCCCTGGACCTCGCCAGCCTCGCCTCCGTCGCCGCCTTCGCCGAGCGGATGGCGGGGAGCCGCGACCGGATCGACATCCTGATCAACAACGCCGCGGTGATGGCCCCGCCGACGCGCCAAGTCTCCGCCGACGGGCACGAGCTGCAATTCGCCACGAACTACCTCGGTCACGTCGCCCTCACCGCGCGCCTGCTGCCGCTGCTGCGCCGGGCCGACGCCCCGCGGGTGGTGTCGCTGTCGAGCGTCGCGGCCCGGGGCGGGCGCATCGTCTTCGACGACCTCCAGGGCGAGCGCGCCTACCGGCCGATGGCGGCCTACAGCCAGTCGAAGCTCGCCTGCCTGATCTTCGCCCTCGAACTGCAGCGCCGCAGCGAGGCCGGCGGCTGGGGGCTCGCGAGCCTCGCCGCCCATCCGGGCGTCGCCCGCACCGACCTCCTGCCGAACGGCGCCGGTCCGCGCAGCTTCGCCGGCCTGGCGCGCACGTATCTGTGGTTCCTGTTCCAGCCCGCCGACCGGGCCGCCCTGCCGACCCTCTTCGCCGCGACCGCACCCGAGGCGGCCGGAGGCGCCTATTACGGCCCGGTGCGCCTCTCCGAGACCCGCGGCGCGCCCGGACCCGCCCGGGTCCCGACCCCGGCGCTGGACGCAGCGGCGGCCGCGCGGCTGTGGGAGGTGTCAGAGCGCCTCGCCGGCGTGAGCTTCGACGCGTCGGCCGAGGCGCCCCGATGA
- a CDS encoding type II toxin-antitoxin system ParD family antitoxin, whose protein sequence is MASSYTVGDSSERFVRELVESGRYASASEVMRDGLRLMEEREQVRAAKLEALRQDIREGLDSGPVEPHDMAAIKAEARAPRRRRNEDAARG, encoded by the coding sequence ATGGCATCGAGCTACACGGTGGGAGACTCTTCCGAGCGGTTCGTGAGGGAATTGGTGGAGAGCGGCCGCTACGCATCCGCCAGCGAAGTGATGCGTGACGGCCTTCGACTCATGGAGGAGCGCGAGCAGGTGCGTGCCGCCAAGCTGGAAGCCTTGCGGCAGGACATCCGGGAAGGCCTCGACAGCGGACCGGTCGAACCGCACGACATGGCGGCGATCAAGGCCGAGGCCCGCGCGCCACGCCGCCGTCGCAACGAAGACGCGGCGCGTGGCTGA
- a CDS encoding type II toxin-antitoxin system RelE/ParE family toxin encodes MADLVRRPRARRDLLKIWDFTAGHNEAAADDVLERIEAALIMRAENPLAGRARP; translated from the coding sequence GTGGCTGACCTTGTCCGGCGTCCTCGCGCCCGGCGCGACCTTCTCAAGATCTGGGATTTTACCGCCGGCCACAATGAGGCGGCAGCCGATGACGTTCTCGAACGGATCGAAGCTGCTCTGATCATGCGGGCGGAAAATCCGCTCGCTGGTCGGGCAAGGCCGTAA